From one Butyricimonas faecihominis genomic stretch:
- a CDS encoding RNA polymerase sigma-70 factor encodes MGDPHVIKKRGKQEEEDFKILFRDYFASMCVFANRYLEDGEMARDVVHDVFCGLWENPSELVGVASVKNYLYTSVKNRCLDVLRRENIHHRYVEWEQENEKEREEFFEIETLREDVYRLLDQAIQLLPERTREILLLKLQGLKNQEIADQLHISVNSVNTLKANAYKVLRDQLHDQYFLSLLFFLKKVCF; translated from the coding sequence ATGGGCGATCCGCATGTAATAAAAAAAAGAGGTAAGCAAGAAGAAGAGGATTTTAAAATTCTTTTTCGGGATTATTTTGCCTCCATGTGTGTCTTTGCTAATCGTTACTTGGAGGATGGAGAGATGGCCCGAGACGTGGTTCACGATGTGTTTTGTGGATTATGGGAAAATCCATCGGAACTGGTGGGTGTTGCCAGCGTGAAAAACTATCTTTATACTAGCGTGAAGAATCGTTGTCTTGACGTGTTGCGTCGGGAGAATATCCATCATCGTTACGTGGAGTGGGAACAGGAAAATGAAAAAGAACGTGAAGAGTTTTTCGAGATAGAAACTTTGCGTGAAGATGTTTACCGGTTACTGGATCAGGCCATACAATTATTGCCGGAACGTACCCGGGAAATTTTGTTGTTGAAGTTACAAGGTCTAAAGAATCAGGAGATAGCAGATCAATTGCATATTTCCGTGAATTCGGTAAACACGTTAAAGGCAAATGCTTACAAGGTATTAAGAGACCAATTGCATGATCAATATTTCCTTTCATTGTTATTTTTTTTGAAAAAAGTCTGTTTTTGA
- a CDS encoding FecR family protein, whose product MNLKSNHKVWLVFAQLLGMETEQERRQLDEIVVPDSKEKLLLDEMSSGEDYLRRRQMIEDIDVDRELERVMRPRRRRLSVLLGRVAAVLLPLLLGGTAIYVMYSRNNASLKNVISLHDVEPGTLEAVLVTSDGTLRELQTAGNHINEKDGSKIMVDSARLNYQDNRPESVQELIYNKLLVGRGHEYMLILNDGTRVWMNSKSELSYPVAFGENVRRVRLSGEAYFEVTKDSVRPFIVEVDRGFEVKVLGTHFNIKAYDTDDSYETTLVEGKVQVSQGHKTKITLEPSEQMVIGKDGRHEVRVVNTSYYTAWHEGWFYFNDESLEQVLTMIGRWYDVDFVFVKENLKEITVTGKLKRFENLSVILKMLERTTGTELMLKNRIVKVDKKK is encoded by the coding sequence ATGAATCTGAAATCAAATCATAAGGTATGGCTCGTGTTTGCCCAGTTGCTTGGAATGGAAACCGAGCAGGAACGGCGTCAATTGGACGAGATTGTCGTGCCTGATTCTAAAGAAAAATTATTACTTGACGAAATGTCTTCGGGGGAGGATTATTTGCGGCGGCGGCAAATGATAGAAGATATAGATGTGGATAGAGAGTTGGAACGGGTGATGAGGCCCCGTAGACGGCGATTATCAGTTCTGTTGGGGAGAGTAGCAGCCGTGTTATTGCCTCTTCTTTTAGGGGGAACGGCCATTTATGTTATGTATTCAAGAAATAATGCATCCTTGAAAAATGTAATTAGTTTGCACGATGTGGAGCCGGGGACCTTGGAGGCTGTGCTTGTCACGAGTGACGGGACATTGCGGGAATTACAGACAGCCGGGAACCATATTAACGAAAAGGATGGAAGTAAGATAATGGTCGATTCGGCTCGCTTGAATTATCAGGACAACAGACCGGAATCCGTGCAGGAATTGATTTATAATAAATTGCTCGTGGGGCGTGGGCATGAATATATGCTGATCTTGAATGACGGGACACGGGTGTGGATGAACTCGAAATCAGAATTAAGTTATCCGGTAGCTTTTGGGGAGAACGTACGTCGGGTACGTTTATCGGGAGAGGCTTATTTTGAGGTAACCAAGGATTCGGTTCGTCCCTTTATCGTGGAAGTTGACCGGGGATTTGAAGTGAAGGTGCTGGGAACGCATTTCAATATAAAGGCATATGACACGGATGATTCCTATGAAACGACTTTGGTTGAGGGGAAAGTGCAGGTTTCTCAAGGGCATAAAACAAAGATCACGCTGGAACCTTCGGAACAGATGGTGATCGGGAAAGACGGGCGTCACGAGGTACGGGTGGTAAACACGAGTTACTACACGGCTTGGCACGAAGGATGGTTTTATTTTAACGACGAGTCCTTGGAACAGGTGTTAACCATGATTGGTCGTTGGTATGATGTCGATTTCGTTTTCGTGAAGGAGAACCTGAAAGAGATCACCGTGACGGGGAAATTGAAACGTTTCGAGAATCTGAGCGTGATATTGAAGATGTTGGAAAGAACAACCGGAACGGAATTAATGTTGAAGAATAGAATAGTAAAGGTGGATAAAAAGAAATAA
- a CDS encoding diaminopimelate dehydrogenase, translating into MKKIRAAIVGYGNIGSYVLEALQAAPDFEVAGVVRRDATNVPAELKDYVVVSDIAQIKDVDVAILCTPTRSVESYASKILAMGINTVDSFDIHTEISGLHKRLGEVAKKHGKVSVISAGWDPGSDSVVRALLEACAPKGITYTNFGPGMSMGHTVAVKAVEGVKAALSMTIPVGTGIHRRMVYVELKEGYDFKQVAEAIKTDPYFVHDETHVMQVECVDNLKDMGHGVNLVRKGVSGKTQNQLFEFDMKINNPALTGQILVATARASMKQQPGCYTLIEIPVIDMLYGDREELIKHLV; encoded by the coding sequence ATGAAGAAAATTAGAGCAGCCATCGTCGGGTATGGAAATATAGGTAGTTACGTGCTTGAGGCACTGCAAGCTGCCCCCGACTTTGAAGTAGCAGGAGTAGTACGCCGGGATGCGACGAACGTGCCGGCCGAATTGAAGGACTATGTTGTCGTGTCGGATATTGCTCAAATCAAGGATGTAGACGTGGCAATTTTGTGTACCCCAACCCGTAGTGTGGAGTCGTATGCCTCGAAAATATTAGCTATGGGGATTAACACGGTGGATAGTTTCGATATTCACACGGAGATTTCCGGTTTGCATAAACGTCTGGGAGAGGTTGCTAAAAAGCATGGGAAAGTATCTGTTATTTCCGCCGGATGGGATCCGGGAAGTGATTCTGTCGTTCGTGCCTTGTTAGAAGCTTGCGCCCCGAAAGGGATTACTTATACGAATTTTGGCCCCGGCATGAGCATGGGACACACGGTTGCAGTGAAAGCCGTGGAAGGCGTGAAAGCTGCGTTATCCATGACGATTCCGGTGGGAACGGGAATCCATCGCCGGATGGTGTACGTGGAGTTGAAAGAGGGGTACGATTTCAAACAAGTGGCCGAGGCGATCAAGACCGATCCTTATTTCGTGCATGACGAGACGCACGTGATGCAGGTGGAGTGTGTCGATAACCTGAAAGATATGGGCCACGGCGTGAATCTTGTCCGCAAGGGTGTTTCCGGCAAAACGCAGAACCAGTTGTTCGAATTTGACATGAAAATCAATAACCCGGCTTTAACCGGACAAATCCTCGTGGCAACAGCTCGTGCATCCATGAAACAACAGCCGGGATGCTACACGTTAATCGAGATTCCGGTGATTGATATGCTGTATGGAGATCGGGAGGAGTTGATTAAGCATCTGGTATAA
- a CDS encoding fimbrillin family protein produces MKKFILSILAIAAMASCTKTSEDDVDPNVPVEIKFGAGIDMLSRAAITTDGSGHPVSNITSIQILRGTDGANPAFNTISDVTTTADLKTDGTFENIINPQYYKSTTDAANFIAYWPQGLLTSGTVNFTITGEEDIIVAPAIATTYSTTPPTVNFQFAHKLAQLQLKVIAQNESAFSFYGVLESAKINVPSKLDMTIKADGSTELTANATPTNIDLDFGSVTYSTTETSASKNFIILPVAPTTINLKFANITEAKDYDIKDLALLPGKITTLTITVNATGVNFSSTITEWTTGGTDGKTNVGGN; encoded by the coding sequence ATGAAAAAATTTATTCTATCAATTCTTGCCATAGCAGCTATGGCAAGTTGTACTAAAACATCCGAAGATGACGTTGATCCTAATGTTCCGGTAGAGATTAAATTCGGAGCTGGTATCGATATGTTATCCCGGGCTGCCATCACTACTGACGGAAGCGGTCATCCTGTATCAAACATAACAAGCATACAAATTCTAAGAGGTACAGACGGAGCGAATCCCGCATTTAACACGATTTCAGATGTAACAACCACAGCTGACTTAAAAACAGATGGGACATTTGAAAACATCATAAATCCTCAATATTATAAATCAACAACAGATGCAGCAAATTTTATTGCCTATTGGCCACAAGGCCTTCTCACCTCCGGAACAGTCAATTTTACGATAACCGGAGAAGAAGACATCATTGTCGCTCCCGCTATCGCGACAACTTATTCCACGACACCACCAACCGTAAATTTCCAATTCGCACATAAACTAGCCCAACTTCAATTAAAGGTAATAGCTCAAAACGAATCTGCTTTTTCCTTTTACGGAGTACTAGAAAGTGCCAAAATAAACGTACCTTCAAAATTAGATATGACAATTAAAGCAGACGGAAGTACCGAATTAACCGCAAACGCAACCCCCACAAATATAGATCTTGATTTTGGCTCTGTCACATACAGCACGACAGAAACCTCTGCATCCAAAAATTTTATTATTTTACCAGTAGCCCCAACAACTATCAATCTTAAATTTGCCAATATAACAGAAGCAAAAGATTACGATATCAAGGATCTAGCTTTATTACCCGGAAAAATAACAACCTTAACAATTACAGTAAACGCCACTGGAGTTAACTTTTCATCCACAATTACAGAATGGACTACCGGAGGAACTGACGGGAAAACAAACGTTGGAGGCAATTAA
- a CDS encoding L-threonylcarbamoyladenylate synthase, whose translation MNDEKLKEEVRKACEILKNGGIILYPTDTIWGIGCDATNEAAVKRVYELKHREDSKAMLVLLDDVGKLASYVEVPDVAYELLEVNDKPMTIIYPNAKNLAKNLIAPDRTIGIRITSEDFTKSLLYRFRKPIVSTSANISGEPSPRCFAEISDAVKTAVDYVVDFRQEETTNPAPSSIIKLGVGGEIQIIRK comes from the coding sequence ATGAATGATGAAAAGCTAAAGGAAGAAGTTCGCAAGGCTTGCGAAATTCTTAAAAATGGGGGGATAATTCTTTATCCCACGGACACGATATGGGGCATCGGGTGTGATGCCACGAACGAGGCTGCCGTGAAACGGGTGTACGAGCTGAAACACCGGGAGGATAGTAAGGCTATGTTGGTATTACTGGACGATGTGGGTAAGCTTGCATCCTACGTGGAGGTTCCGGACGTGGCTTACGAGTTGCTTGAAGTGAACGATAAACCCATGACAATCATTTACCCGAACGCAAAGAACTTGGCGAAGAATCTGATTGCCCCAGATCGAACCATCGGCATCCGGATCACCTCGGAGGATTTCACGAAATCCTTGCTTTACCGTTTCCGTAAACCCATTGTCTCGACGTCAGCCAACATCAGCGGGGAACCTTCTCCCCGGTGTTTTGCCGAAATCAGTGATGCTGTGAAAACTGCTGTCGATTACGTGGTCGATTTCCGTCAGGAAGAAACAACGAATCCCGCTCCCTCCAGTATCATCAAACTGGGTGTTGGTGGCGAGATTCAAATCATCAGAAAGTAA
- a CDS encoding TonB-dependent receptor — MKKNGETRYLPRGGCVEKWLLFMRNFLIIFLMSSMSLYANQVTMAQKISIKVNNVNLKAVIEAIEQQTKFGFLYNENEVRQVKNLSLNVKDMDVVKVLDLVLKGSSLVYSIEQETILISARERVVGDTIKPMEEWVIRGRVTDKKNGSLPGVSVYIKGTTKGVATDSKGEYKLVLAPQKNLVLMYSFVGMKMKEVPVSKPGVVNVVLEDDVSDLDEVRVIAYGKTTKREMTGAMTSIKGEDLISVPTSNLSSLLQGRVAGLDVSNMSGAPGSGGTATILRGYNTLSAEQRDFSSPLWVIDGVPITNMTSSLTGTNALAEIDPESIESIEVLKDAAATSMYGSRAANGVILVTTKRGKNGERSIRANVSYSWSYIPEYPTVFAGKESRRYKLKALQNYRQAYMNDDYEAVYPKSYQDVFGKYGGAYDYFWGNGSEYNAKYIDQLQDSLNSFYNNSTNWFKRFFQTGKVITANVQSLYGTDRFNSSVGAGFYDETGILRNSGFTRFNFMTNLGFKPIERFNIEVHLSLAYARRKRNQGESSNLIMGDGQNLVNIPKVPFETSPFLPANSVVEEYVLKNQKGVKEKNEDLFGRLSVALTYNIADWLRISSTNSIGYTLSKQNTFTPMELTTDGKTATQGSFLENRTLLTENLLVFNKQFKDHKVEALAGISTQMDEEHVVGGIAKGGPNNQVHYAKNKWPAIDNSGSTPQALQAYSSNYEKDVMVSFLGRLTYSYKQKYIFGASVRRDGSSKFGKGKPWGTFPAVSAAWVFSDESFMDWCDWLDFGKIRGSWGETGTQFTTRYLAYGSLTTGWTFMGNSTIVPEAANGLLNPNLSWETTGQYNIGVDLDFLNYRLNVVFDYYNRYTDDMMYAVPLPGNYSPMTTQYQNAGAISNNGVELSLRYDIFRRDNFRWRLNFNIARNWNKFKKSHNGRDLGTYIIGEPLNIIRRLKTQGVIESEDQIPYKYNAYGEKQYLHPDMYEGERQFYTVGDMYYYDANGDGLINPASDAIYVGSPLPEAQGGIMTELQWKGFDLSMNFTYSLGRTIINAGKAEAIAVNSSTLDGPILEDIRKYTFWEKTGDKADFPRLSYDVGKNNTGIYSDQFVEDVNYLRMKSFVLGYTLPKKVTDRMRLQKVRAYISGENLFTWTNYSGMDPEAVDLMTGFDNVRKYPLNRKFTLGLSINF, encoded by the coding sequence ATGAAAAAAAATGGAGAAACGCGCTATCTTCCGCGGGGAGGATGTGTGGAAAAATGGTTATTGTTTATGCGAAATTTTCTGATTATTTTTTTGATGAGTTCTATGTCTCTGTATGCTAATCAGGTGACCATGGCTCAAAAGATTTCGATTAAGGTGAATAACGTTAATCTGAAAGCGGTAATCGAGGCTATCGAGCAACAGACAAAGTTCGGTTTCCTTTATAACGAGAACGAGGTGAGACAAGTAAAAAACTTGTCTTTGAACGTGAAGGATATGGATGTGGTAAAGGTGTTGGACTTGGTGTTGAAAGGCAGTTCGTTGGTGTATTCCATCGAGCAGGAAACAATTCTGATCTCGGCGAGGGAACGTGTGGTGGGTGATACAATAAAACCGATGGAAGAATGGGTAATTCGAGGACGGGTAACAGACAAGAAAAATGGGTCTTTACCCGGTGTATCCGTGTACATAAAAGGAACCACGAAAGGGGTGGCCACTGATTCAAAAGGAGAATATAAATTGGTTTTGGCTCCCCAGAAAAATTTGGTATTGATGTACTCATTCGTGGGAATGAAAATGAAAGAGGTGCCGGTAAGTAAGCCGGGAGTGGTAAATGTCGTTTTGGAGGATGACGTGTCGGATTTGGACGAGGTAAGGGTTATCGCGTACGGGAAGACCACGAAACGGGAAATGACGGGTGCTATGACTTCGATCAAGGGCGAGGATCTTATCAGCGTTCCGACTTCAAATCTTTCCAGTTTATTGCAGGGGCGTGTTGCCGGGTTAGATGTTTCTAACATGAGCGGGGCGCCCGGTAGTGGGGGAACGGCAACTATTCTGCGTGGATATAATACTTTGAGTGCGGAGCAACGTGATTTCAGTTCTCCCCTGTGGGTGATTGATGGTGTACCCATCACGAATATGACTTCTTCTTTAACGGGGACAAATGCTTTGGCCGAGATTGATCCGGAATCGATTGAATCTATTGAAGTGTTGAAGGATGCGGCGGCTACTTCCATGTACGGATCACGTGCAGCTAATGGAGTCATCTTGGTTACCACGAAACGGGGTAAAAACGGGGAACGTTCCATACGGGCTAACGTGTCTTATTCATGGTCTTATATCCCTGAATACCCGACAGTTTTTGCCGGTAAAGAATCTCGGAGATATAAATTGAAAGCCTTGCAGAATTATCGTCAGGCTTATATGAATGATGATTATGAGGCGGTGTATCCTAAAAGTTATCAGGATGTTTTCGGGAAGTATGGAGGAGCTTATGATTATTTCTGGGGAAATGGTAGTGAATATAATGCAAAATATATAGATCAATTGCAGGATAGTTTGAATTCGTTTTATAATAACTCGACAAATTGGTTCAAGCGTTTCTTCCAAACGGGAAAAGTCATAACGGCCAACGTGCAGTCATTGTATGGAACGGATCGTTTTAATAGTAGCGTGGGAGCTGGTTTTTATGATGAAACGGGAATTTTGAGAAATAGTGGGTTCACCCGGTTTAACTTCATGACGAATTTGGGATTTAAACCCATTGAACGTTTTAATATAGAAGTTCATTTGTCTTTGGCATACGCCCGTCGTAAACGAAATCAAGGAGAGAGTAGTAACTTGATCATGGGAGACGGTCAAAATTTAGTAAATATTCCGAAGGTGCCTTTTGAAACGTCTCCATTTTTGCCCGCAAATTCCGTGGTTGAGGAATACGTGCTGAAAAATCAAAAAGGAGTGAAGGAGAAGAATGAAGATTTATTTGGTCGTTTGAGTGTTGCTTTAACTTATAATATTGCCGATTGGCTTCGAATCTCGTCAACGAATTCTATTGGATATACATTAAGTAAACAGAATACGTTTACTCCTATGGAATTGACCACGGATGGTAAGACGGCCACTCAAGGATCATTTTTGGAAAATCGAACTTTATTAACAGAAAATCTATTGGTATTTAACAAACAATTTAAGGATCATAAGGTAGAAGCTTTGGCAGGTATTTCCACGCAGATGGATGAGGAACATGTCGTTGGAGGAATCGCTAAAGGGGGGCCTAATAATCAGGTACATTATGCTAAAAACAAATGGCCGGCGATTGACAATAGTGGCTCAACACCTCAAGCATTGCAAGCGTATAGCTCTAATTATGAAAAAGACGTGATGGTGAGTTTCTTGGGAAGATTGACTTATAGTTACAAGCAAAAATATATTTTTGGGGCTTCCGTTCGTCGGGATGGTAGTTCAAAGTTCGGGAAAGGAAAACCTTGGGGAACTTTCCCGGCGGTTAGTGCGGCTTGGGTGTTCTCTGACGAGTCATTTATGGATTGGTGTGATTGGTTGGATTTTGGAAAAATTCGTGGTAGCTGGGGAGAGACTGGAACTCAATTTACAACTCGTTATTTAGCTTATGGTTCTTTGACAACAGGCTGGACGTTTATGGGAAATTCCACGATCGTACCGGAAGCGGCCAATGGTTTGTTGAATCCCAACTTGTCTTGGGAAACAACCGGGCAGTATAATATTGGAGTGGATCTGGATTTCTTGAATTACCGGCTGAATGTGGTATTCGATTATTATAATCGTTATACCGATGATATGATGTATGCGGTCCCGCTGCCGGGAAACTATTCTCCCATGACAACACAATACCAGAATGCGGGGGCTATTTCCAATAATGGGGTGGAATTATCGTTGAGATATGACATCTTTAGAAGAGATAATTTCCGTTGGAGGTTGAATTTCAATATTGCCCGGAACTGGAATAAATTCAAAAAAAGCCATAATGGCCGGGATTTAGGGACCTATATCATTGGTGAGCCATTAAATATTATTCGGAGATTGAAGACGCAAGGCGTTATCGAGTCCGAGGATCAGATTCCGTATAAATATAATGCTTACGGTGAAAAACAATATTTACATCCGGATATGTATGAAGGGGAACGCCAGTTCTACACGGTAGGAGATATGTATTATTATGATGCGAATGGAGATGGTTTGATTAATCCCGCTTCTGATGCTATCTATGTGGGGAGTCCTCTCCCGGAGGCCCAAGGGGGTATTATGACAGAATTGCAATGGAAAGGTTTTGATTTATCCATGAATTTTACTTATTCTTTGGGGCGTACGATCATCAATGCCGGGAAGGCAGAAGCTATTGCGGTGAATAGTTCCACGTTAGACGGTCCTATTTTGGAGGATATTCGTAAATATACATTCTGGGAAAAAACCGGGGATAAAGCGGACTTTCCCAGATTATCTTATGATGTTGGAAAAAATAACACGGGAATTTACAGTGATCAGTTCGTGGAGGATGTGAATTATCTTCGGATGAAGAGTTTTGTTCTGGGTTATACTCTACCGAAGAAAGTTACGGATCGTATGCGTTTACAAAAAGTTCGAGCCTATATCAGCGGGGAGAATTTATTTACTTGGACTAATTATTCCGGAATGGACCCCGAGGCCGTTGACTTGATGACTGGATTTGATAATGTTCGAAAATATCCGTTGAATCGGAAGTTTACTTTAGGTTTGTCAATTAACTTTTAA
- a CDS encoding AAA family ATPase: MLDSPFQYGKLAAGSTFVNRVREKQELKSNLYSGINTMLISPRRWGKSSLVKEAMKELVEERPDVRVCFLDVFTVRSEEEFYQLFAKEVIKATSNSWETWISNATEFLKTLSPKISIGVDPMTDFSIGLEYHRVKENERELLELPEKIACSKGIKIIVCIDEFQSLAGLKNYGHLEGEMRSVWQHHQKVSYCLYGSKRHMMIEIFNSSSKPFYRFGQLMFLRKIDETEWIKFIMNSFQRTGKEISTEDAGLIVEKVKSHSWYVQQLSHFVWSATRKAVTVEIVDKAFSQIVNTNLPLYVAECEALSITQLNLLIAIAKGESILTGATTMSKYKLGTPQNVSKNKIVLEQKDILDKTVEGFYFLDPVFEFWFKSEYVDG; the protein is encoded by the coding sequence ATGTTGGATTCACCTTTTCAATACGGGAAATTAGCCGCTGGTTCGACCTTTGTAAATAGGGTTAGGGAGAAACAAGAACTTAAAAGTAACTTGTATTCGGGCATTAACACGATGCTGATTTCCCCCCGGCGCTGGGGAAAATCATCTTTGGTGAAAGAAGCGATGAAAGAGCTGGTTGAAGAACGTCCTGATGTGCGAGTATGCTTTTTGGATGTCTTTACGGTACGAAGTGAGGAGGAGTTTTATCAACTTTTTGCAAAAGAGGTCATCAAAGCTACTAGTAATAGTTGGGAAACGTGGATTTCAAATGCTACGGAATTCTTAAAAACGCTCTCTCCGAAAATATCTATCGGTGTTGATCCGATGACTGATTTTTCTATCGGGCTAGAATATCACAGAGTGAAAGAAAATGAACGGGAGTTATTAGAACTTCCTGAAAAGATCGCTTGTTCCAAGGGAATTAAAATTATTGTTTGTATAGATGAGTTTCAAAGTTTGGCAGGATTGAAAAATTATGGGCATTTGGAAGGAGAAATGCGTAGCGTGTGGCAACACCATCAAAAGGTTAGTTATTGTTTGTATGGTAGTAAACGGCACATGATGATCGAAATTTTTAATTCGTCTTCCAAGCCTTTTTATCGATTTGGACAATTGATGTTTCTCCGGAAAATAGATGAAACTGAATGGATAAAATTTATCATGAATTCCTTTCAACGGACGGGGAAGGAGATTTCGACAGAGGATGCCGGATTGATTGTTGAGAAGGTGAAATCTCATTCTTGGTACGTGCAACAGTTATCTCATTTCGTGTGGAGTGCAACTCGGAAGGCAGTGACTGTAGAAATTGTTGACAAGGCGTTTTCGCAAATCGTGAATACAAATTTGCCTTTGTATGTTGCCGAATGTGAGGCTTTATCCATTACCCAGCTTAATCTTTTGATTGCTATAGCGAAGGGGGAGTCAATTCTTACGGGAGCGACGACGATGTCCAAGTATAAATTGGGAACGCCGCAAAACGTGTCGAAAAATAAAATCGTTTTAGAACAAAAAGATATTTTGGATAAAACGGTGGAAGGTTTTTATTTTCTTGATCCTGTATTCGAATTCTGGTTTAAGAGTGAATACGTGGATGGATAA
- a CDS encoding AraC family transcriptional regulator, whose translation MMNDSISSPIFWMYFSYVLSFIIPLFCGLTLLTVKGAVPSEQAGMHPRRLLGIIFTFSGLIFIPNMIQDIHKYITGELGLPIFDIVINLFLVPLYFFYFRKLTKPEKLTSRRIWPHLMPGILVLITSFFLSPLQEKIAGDGVFFNANLPLIIFRCASLILQAIMITLYTFRILHLKQEHMQRLEENYSSMENIDLHWLNQAIPLAVFFAFVALFASCFQAIWSDYLFHISSILFTFYLFIHALNEPYICYTEQHAEIHEEEIISPNSCPEPPVTAPTSETELSPVFPALPEKYLKNLGIKREKMKDELVHLFDEKEIYTNGNLTIADVAALLGTNRTYVSNVINNEFGFSFYQFVNKYRIQKATILLIQHPDMQIQEVASLSGFNSLSSFISAFKFNEGITPKQWKQRYVDPL comes from the coding sequence ATGATGAATGACAGTATATCTTCTCCAATATTTTGGATGTATTTTTCGTACGTCCTTTCTTTTATCATTCCCCTATTTTGCGGCCTCACGCTGTTAACAGTCAAAGGGGCCGTCCCCAGCGAACAAGCCGGAATGCATCCACGGAGGCTACTGGGAATTATTTTCACATTCTCGGGGTTGATCTTCATCCCGAACATGATACAAGATATTCATAAATATATCACGGGTGAACTGGGCTTACCCATCTTTGATATTGTCATTAACTTGTTTCTGGTTCCCCTGTATTTTTTCTATTTCCGCAAGCTCACGAAACCGGAAAAACTGACATCCCGAAGAATTTGGCCACACTTGATGCCGGGAATTTTGGTACTGATTACCAGTTTCTTTTTGTCGCCTCTGCAAGAAAAAATTGCGGGGGACGGCGTGTTCTTTAATGCCAACTTACCTTTAATTATTTTCCGTTGCGCCAGCCTGATCCTTCAAGCCATCATGATCACACTATACACGTTTCGCATTCTGCATTTGAAACAAGAACATATGCAACGACTGGAAGAGAATTATTCTTCCATGGAAAACATCGATTTACACTGGCTAAACCAAGCCATCCCTTTGGCTGTATTTTTCGCATTTGTAGCTCTTTTCGCATCTTGTTTTCAAGCCATCTGGAGCGATTATCTATTCCACATCAGTTCCATATTATTCACTTTTTACTTGTTTATCCACGCTCTCAACGAACCTTATATCTGTTACACGGAGCAACACGCGGAGATTCATGAAGAGGAAATCATTTCCCCTAATTCCTGCCCGGAGCCACCTGTCACCGCTCCAACAAGCGAAACGGAATTATCCCCCGTTTTTCCCGCCCTACCCGAGAAGTATTTGAAAAATCTCGGGATCAAAAGAGAAAAGATGAAGGATGAACTCGTCCACCTTTTCGATGAAAAAGAAATATACACCAACGGGAACCTGACCATAGCCGACGTGGCCGCCTTGCTGGGAACAAACCGCACGTACGTCTCGAACGTTATCAACAACGAGTTCGGCTTCAGTTTCTACCAGTTCGTCAACAAATACCGAATACAGAAAGCCACGATTCTATTAATTCAACACCCGGATATGCAAATCCAGGAAGTAGCCAGCCTTTCCGGCTTCAATTCCCTTTCCTCATTCATCTCTGCCTTCAAATTCAACGAGGGCATCACCCCAAAACAATGGAAACAACGTTACGTGGACCCCCTTTAA
- the tsaB gene encoding tRNA (adenosine(37)-N6)-threonylcarbamoyltransferase complex dimerization subunit type 1 TsaB has protein sequence MALILNIDTSTDVCSVAIARDGNVIALKENDEGFNHSTLLGVYVDDLLKENDLTASDLYAVAVSMGPGSYTGLRIGVSLAKGICFGAGKPLIAVSTLAALANAVAQREDEEAFYCPMIDARRMEVYTAIYDREGNVVRDIHAEVIEENSFADLLSTRKVLFFGNGSDKVKEVLKHPNAVFINGVSTSAANMIGLAERYFEAGKFEDVAYFEPFYLKDFVATVPKRKVL, from the coding sequence ATGGCTCTTATTTTAAATATAGATACTTCAACAGATGTATGTTCCGTGGCGATTGCCCGGGATGGAAACGTGATTGCTTTAAAAGAGAATGACGAGGGATTTAATCATTCCACTTTATTAGGCGTGTACGTGGATGATTTATTAAAGGAGAACGACTTGACTGCTAGTGACTTGTATGCCGTGGCCGTGAGTATGGGCCCCGGTTCCTACACGGGCTTGCGTATCGGGGTATCTTTAGCCAAGGGGATATGCTTTGGTGCCGGGAAACCTTTGATTGCTGTTAGTACATTGGCAGCATTGGCAAATGCCGTGGCCCAAAGAGAGGACGAAGAGGCTTTTTATTGCCCGATGATTGATGCCCGTCGCATGGAAGTCTATACGGCAATATATGATCGGGAAGGAAATGTCGTGCGAGATATTCACGCTGAAGTGATTGAAGAAAATTCTTTTGCCGATTTATTATCTACCCGGAAAGTTTTGTTCTTTGGAAATGGGAGTGATAAGGTGAAGGAAGTCTTGAAACATCCGAATGCCGTGTTTATTAACGGGGTCTCGACTTCTGCGGCAAACATGATTGGGCTTGCAGAACGATACTTTGAAGCCGGTAAATTTGAAGATGTAGCCTATTTTGAACCGTTTTATCTGAAAGATTTCGTGGCTACCGTACCTAAACGGAAAGTTTTATAA